From the Halomonas meridiana genome, one window contains:
- a CDS encoding ATP-binding protein: protein MSNHLSPTARRWRRLWLIAIPVGLLLCMWQAAQLAREQALSNLQDDAENELRLSAANLNGYLLRYDYLPQMLATREGVQRFLDSPDSQDPMPLNLLLDRFRFTSGVSDVYLLDRDANTIAASNWHRPNTFIGQNYAFRSYYSDAIAGGQGRFFGLGIKSLERGYYFSSPVWLDDTSPDAKPDGVIVVKVLLDDVEESWAEQDAELFVTDSDNIIFMASHPELRMNALYPLSDEQRDALRDTRRYAMEPLTPSGIQLDTPYGPGSYLVSFAHGPLSGGRYLSLTRPIPEFGWQMHILKPLTPVMNAQWIAALMAGGLYGVIALAGGIGWQRLRLRREREAFAERERQTLARVRDELEVSVERRTRDLVASNQRLSDEIEERRRAEANLRQTQNELIQAAKLAVLGQLAAGINHELNQPLAAIRAYAENARRFIELARIERADANLAHIVELTERMADISAQLRQFSRKSSERQETISVQACIEYALRLFHSRLRDDGIHVVQQWPEETLWVEGDLVRLEQVLVNLIGNAVQAMKEIEAPVLTLSTHVDDHYVVISVADNGPGIATDHLGHIFEPFFTTKAPGSGLGLGLSISSRIMEDLGGKLQANNLANGGACFTVTLPRSPAPSPSRHEQENPSHA, encoded by the coding sequence ATGAGCAATCACCTCAGTCCTACCGCGCGGCGCTGGCGTCGGCTATGGCTGATCGCCATTCCTGTGGGGCTATTGCTGTGCATGTGGCAGGCGGCCCAGCTCGCCCGTGAACAGGCGCTGTCGAATCTGCAGGATGACGCCGAGAACGAGCTACGTCTCTCAGCCGCCAACTTGAACGGCTATCTGCTGCGCTACGACTACCTGCCACAAATGCTAGCCACTCGGGAAGGCGTTCAGCGCTTTTTGGACTCTCCTGATAGCCAAGACCCTATGCCGCTCAACCTGCTGCTGGATCGCTTTCGCTTCACCTCAGGCGTCTCGGACGTGTACCTGCTGGATCGCGATGCCAACACCATTGCCGCCAGCAACTGGCATCGTCCGAACACCTTCATTGGCCAGAACTATGCCTTCCGTAGCTACTACTCGGATGCCATCGCAGGCGGCCAGGGACGGTTTTTCGGGCTAGGTATCAAGTCCCTGGAGCGCGGCTACTACTTCTCCTCACCGGTATGGTTGGACGATACCTCTCCCGATGCCAAGCCCGATGGCGTGATCGTCGTCAAAGTGCTGCTCGATGATGTCGAAGAGAGCTGGGCCGAACAGGACGCCGAGCTGTTCGTCACCGACAGCGACAATATCATCTTCATGGCCAGCCACCCCGAACTGCGTATGAACGCTCTCTATCCGCTGAGCGACGAACAGCGTGACGCGCTCCGTGACACCCGCCGCTATGCCATGGAGCCGCTCACGCCGTCCGGCATTCAACTAGATACCCCCTACGGGCCCGGCAGTTACCTTGTGAGCTTTGCCCATGGCCCGCTAAGCGGCGGGCGCTATTTGAGCCTGACGCGCCCCATCCCCGAGTTTGGCTGGCAAATGCATATTCTCAAGCCGCTGACGCCGGTCATGAACGCCCAGTGGATTGCCGCCCTGATGGCGGGCGGACTTTACGGCGTCATCGCCCTGGCGGGCGGCATTGGCTGGCAACGTCTCCGACTGCGCCGAGAGCGCGAAGCCTTTGCCGAGCGGGAGCGCCAAACGCTCGCCCGCGTGCGCGATGAGCTCGAAGTCAGCGTCGAGCGTCGTACCCGCGACTTAGTCGCCAGCAACCAGCGCCTCTCCGATGAGATCGAAGAGCGGCGACGGGCAGAGGCCAACCTACGCCAAACCCAGAACGAACTGATTCAAGCTGCCAAGCTCGCCGTGCTAGGGCAACTGGCAGCAGGCATCAATCACGAACTCAACCAGCCCCTGGCCGCCATTCGCGCCTATGCGGAAAACGCTCGCCGTTTCATCGAACTGGCACGGATCGAACGCGCCGACGCCAACTTGGCGCACATTGTCGAACTCACCGAGCGCATGGCCGACATTAGCGCCCAGTTGCGCCAGTTCTCCCGCAAGAGCAGCGAGCGCCAGGAAACGATTTCGGTACAGGCGTGCATCGAGTACGCCCTGCGGCTGTTCCATAGCCGCCTTCGCGATGACGGCATCCACGTCGTCCAGCAGTGGCCGGAAGAGACCCTCTGGGTAGAGGGCGACCTGGTGCGCCTGGAGCAGGTGCTGGTGAATCTGATCGGTAACGCGGTTCAGGCCATGAAGGAGATCGAAGCGCCTGTGCTCACGCTTAGCACCCACGTAGACGATCACTACGTGGTCATCAGCGTGGCAGACAATGGCCCAGGCATTGCAACGGATCATCTGGGACACATTTTTGAGCCCTTTTTTACCACCAAAGCACCGGGCAGCGGATTAGGGCTAGGACTCTCGATCTCCTCGCGTATTATGGAAGACCTGGGAGGCAAGCTACAGGCCAACAATCTGGCCAATGGCGGTGCCTGTTTTACGGTAACCCTGCCACGCTCGCCAGCGCCTTCCCCCTCCCGCCATGAACAGGAGAACCCATCCCATGCATGA
- a CDS encoding sigma-54 dependent transcriptional regulator: MHEPSTLPVMVIDDEPHLRITASQTLELAGYTPHCFESAEQALAALPPDFPGVIVSDIRMPGMDGMALLHELHSRDATLPIILITGHGDISTAVEAMRAGAWDFLEKPFAGDQLLDVVRRGIEKRQLSLENLRLKAELEVQQAALGPRLVGRTPVISRLAAMIQRISQVEADVLLFGETGTGKDLVARAIHERSARRNSPFMAINCGAVPENTIESELFGHEKGAFTGAVERRIGKFEHANGGTVFLDEIESMPLALQVKLLRVLQERSVERLGANEAVPLNIRVIAATKVDLKVAADEGRFREDLYYRLNVVTLPLPALRERREDIPLLFQHFAVVAANRSGLEAPTLDSHAVAALLAHDWPGNVRELRNLAERYVLLGAAFDYRLDVLLEGVAADTQEPTLPRQVELFEKSLISQSLARHHGRVTDVCRHLGIPRKTFYDKLKKHGLSADDYRHSSEP; this comes from the coding sequence ATGCATGAGCCGTCGACACTGCCGGTCATGGTGATCGACGACGAGCCGCATCTTCGCATCACCGCCAGCCAAACCTTAGAACTCGCGGGCTATACGCCCCACTGCTTCGAGTCCGCCGAACAGGCGCTGGCCGCTTTGCCACCCGACTTTCCCGGCGTCATCGTCAGCGATATACGCATGCCTGGCATGGACGGCATGGCGCTGCTGCATGAACTGCATAGCCGCGATGCCACGCTGCCGATCATTCTGATTACCGGCCATGGCGATATCTCCACTGCGGTAGAGGCGATGCGGGCAGGAGCCTGGGACTTTCTGGAAAAACCCTTCGCGGGCGACCAGCTGCTGGATGTGGTGAGGCGTGGCATCGAAAAGCGCCAGCTAAGCCTCGAAAACCTGCGCTTGAAAGCCGAGCTAGAGGTGCAGCAAGCCGCGCTGGGCCCGCGCCTGGTTGGGCGAACGCCAGTGATCTCACGGCTTGCCGCCATGATCCAGCGCATCAGCCAGGTGGAAGCCGACGTGCTGCTGTTTGGCGAAACGGGCACCGGCAAAGACCTCGTCGCCCGGGCCATTCACGAGCGCAGTGCCCGGCGTAACAGCCCCTTCATGGCCATCAACTGCGGCGCGGTGCCGGAAAACACCATCGAGTCCGAGCTGTTTGGCCATGAAAAAGGCGCCTTTACCGGCGCAGTCGAACGGCGCATTGGCAAATTCGAGCACGCCAACGGCGGCACGGTCTTTTTAGACGAGATCGAGTCGATGCCGTTGGCTCTACAGGTGAAGCTGCTGCGCGTGCTTCAAGAGCGCAGCGTGGAGCGCCTAGGGGCCAACGAAGCGGTGCCGCTCAATATTCGCGTTATCGCCGCTACCAAAGTGGACCTGAAAGTCGCCGCTGACGAGGGGCGCTTTCGCGAAGATCTTTATTACCGGCTCAATGTGGTGACGCTCCCGCTGCCAGCCCTACGGGAAAGGCGGGAAGATATCCCGCTGCTCTTCCAACACTTTGCCGTGGTCGCCGCCAACCGCAGCGGCCTGGAAGCACCGACCCTGGATAGCCATGCCGTGGCCGCGCTGCTGGCCCACGACTGGCCCGGCAACGTTCGCGAGCTGCGTAATTTAGCAGAACGCTATGTACTGTTAGGCGCGGCGTTCGACTACCGCCTGGATGTCCTTCTGGAGGGGGTTGCCGCAGATACGCAAGAACCCACGCTGCCGCGTCAGGTAGAGCTATTCGAGAAGAGTCTGATCAGCCAGTCCCTGGCCCGCCACCATGGCCGCGTGACCGATGTTTGTCGCCATCTGGGGATTCCCCGCAAAACCTTTTACGACAAGCTAAAGAAGCATGGCCTCAGCGCCGACGACTATCGCCACAGCAGTGAGCCTTGA
- a CDS encoding GntR family transcriptional regulator: MTYPPLRQQRLADVITERLEAMILEGSLKPGQRLPPERELAERFGVSRPSLREAIQKLAARGLLTSRQGGGTFVNETLNSGYTDPLLEMLSRHNEFHLDLLEFRDAMEGISAYYAALRSTPADKAVLIQRFEELDGGFVGADPAQEAKLDAAFHLAIAEAAHNVLLLHTIRGIFHLLEQSIVDNLAHLFAKPDSRTQLMKQHRALLDAILEGRAEDARARAHEHLVYVEEGLLEMARAETRAQRALRRAQGTSSPA; this comes from the coding sequence ATGACCTACCCTCCGCTCCGTCAACAGCGCCTTGCCGACGTGATAACGGAACGCCTGGAAGCCATGATTTTGGAAGGCAGCCTCAAGCCCGGCCAGCGTTTACCCCCAGAAAGGGAGCTGGCCGAGCGTTTCGGCGTATCGCGCCCATCGCTGCGAGAGGCCATTCAAAAGCTGGCAGCCCGAGGCCTGCTCACCAGCCGCCAGGGCGGCGGCACGTTCGTGAACGAAACGCTGAACAGCGGTTACACCGATCCGCTGCTGGAAATGCTTTCGCGCCATAACGAATTCCATTTGGATCTGTTGGAATTCCGTGACGCCATGGAGGGCATTTCCGCCTACTACGCGGCCCTTCGCTCCACGCCTGCCGACAAAGCCGTTCTCATTCAGCGCTTCGAGGAGCTCGATGGTGGCTTCGTCGGTGCCGACCCGGCTCAGGAAGCAAAACTAGACGCAGCCTTTCATCTCGCCATCGCGGAAGCCGCGCACAACGTGCTGCTGCTGCACACCATTCGCGGCATTTTCCACCTGCTCGAACAGAGCATCGTGGATAACTTGGCCCATCTGTTCGCCAAGCCCGACTCTCGCACCCAACTCATGAAGCAGCACCGCGCCTTGCTGGATGCCATCCTAGAAGGCCGTGCGGAAGACGCCCGAGCACGCGCCCACGAGCACTTAGTGTATGTGGAAGAGGGGCTGCTTGAGATGGCCAGAGCCGAAACCCGCGCCCAGCGGGCCTTACGCCGCGCCCAGGGCACCAGCAGTCCGGCATGA
- a CDS encoding metal-dependent hydrolase: MANFRTHITVAAAGGTLMAYVGWQAQWWGAPQALLVIALVAFGGILPDIDADRSRSIRLIFNLLSVPSLVLGVLLLQPWLTPGLLLVACGGIYFSVRYLAAVLFSRLTVHRGIWHSLMAAGLCALATAAISYHLLVQPAWLAWSHGAAVLLGFIIHLSLDELFSVDLEGARLKRSFGTALKLGDSRRPLSNLLMLIALLVLVPWVPPWGVLLELFHQGSLLWR; encoded by the coding sequence ATGGCTAATTTTCGCACGCATATTACGGTAGCAGCAGCGGGCGGCACGCTAATGGCCTACGTTGGCTGGCAGGCCCAGTGGTGGGGAGCGCCGCAAGCGCTGCTGGTCATTGCTTTGGTGGCCTTTGGCGGCATTCTGCCCGATATCGACGCCGATCGGTCCCGCTCTATCCGCCTGATTTTCAATCTATTATCCGTTCCGTCACTGGTGCTGGGCGTGCTGCTGCTCCAACCCTGGCTGACGCCTGGGTTGCTGCTGGTGGCCTGCGGGGGCATCTACTTTTCGGTGCGCTATTTAGCAGCGGTGCTGTTTTCGCGCCTGACCGTGCACCGTGGCATCTGGCATTCGCTGATGGCCGCCGGGCTTTGCGCGCTGGCCACCGCTGCCATTAGCTACCATTTATTGGTGCAGCCGGCTTGGCTGGCGTGGTCCCACGGGGCGGCGGTGCTGCTCGGCTTCATCATCCATCTGAGCCTGGACGAGCTGTTTAGCGTCGACTTGGAGGGCGCGCGGTTGAAGCGCTCGTTCGGTACGGCGCTGAAACTGGGCGATAGTCGCCGCCCGCTCTCTAACCTACTGATGCTGATTGCCCTGCTGGTGCTGGTGCCCTGGGTGCCCCCGTGGGGGGTGCTGCTGGAGCTCTTTCATCAAGGCTCACTGCTGTGGCGATAG
- the lldD gene encoding FMN-dependent L-lactate dehydrogenase LldD — MIISASTDYRQAAKRRLPPFLFHYADGGSYAEHTLRRNVDDLRDVALRQRVLKDMSSLSLETELLGEKLAMPLALAPVGLAGMYARRGEVQAARAATKKGVPFTLSTVSVCPIAEVAAAVERPIWFQLYVLKDRGFMKHVLERAKAAGVKTLIFTVDMPVPGARYRDAHSGMSGKHGPMRRMLQAALHPLWAWDVGIHGRPHDLGNVSDYRGKPTELEDYIAWLGDNFDPAISWKDLEWIREFWDGPMIIKGILDPEDARDAVRFGADGIVVSNHGGRQLDGVPSTARALPAIADAVKGDLAILADSGVRSGLDVVRMIAMGADTALIGRAFIYALATAGEAGVAHLLDLFEKEMKVAMTLTGARTIADLNSESLVSEAMSTLNHSA; from the coding sequence ATGATCATCTCTGCTTCAACGGATTACCGCCAGGCTGCCAAGCGCCGCCTTCCTCCCTTTCTCTTCCATTATGCCGATGGCGGGTCGTATGCCGAGCATACGCTGCGTCGCAATGTCGATGATTTGCGCGATGTCGCGCTGCGTCAGCGTGTGCTTAAGGATATGTCGTCACTTTCACTGGAAACCGAGCTATTGGGTGAAAAGCTCGCCATGCCGCTCGCACTAGCTCCCGTTGGACTTGCGGGTATGTATGCTAGGCGTGGCGAAGTGCAGGCGGCGCGCGCAGCCACCAAGAAGGGGGTGCCGTTCACGCTCTCTACCGTGTCGGTATGCCCCATAGCGGAAGTCGCTGCCGCCGTGGAGCGTCCCATCTGGTTTCAGCTCTACGTGCTAAAAGATCGTGGCTTCATGAAGCACGTGCTGGAGCGCGCGAAAGCTGCAGGTGTGAAAACGCTGATTTTCACCGTCGATATGCCGGTGCCCGGCGCTCGCTATCGTGATGCCCACTCCGGTATGAGTGGTAAGCATGGCCCCATGAGGCGCATGCTTCAGGCAGCGCTGCATCCTCTATGGGCATGGGACGTCGGCATTCATGGCCGCCCCCACGATCTGGGGAATGTGTCCGACTACCGAGGCAAGCCCACCGAGCTGGAAGACTACATTGCCTGGCTGGGTGATAACTTCGACCCGGCTATCTCCTGGAAAGATTTGGAGTGGATCCGTGAGTTCTGGGATGGCCCGATGATCATCAAAGGGATTTTAGACCCAGAAGATGCGAGAGATGCCGTGCGTTTTGGTGCCGATGGAATCGTGGTGTCGAATCATGGCGGCCGACAGTTGGATGGCGTGCCCTCTACCGCACGTGCGCTCCCTGCCATTGCAGATGCTGTCAAAGGTGACTTGGCCATTTTGGCTGACTCTGGCGTACGCAGCGGACTAGATGTAGTGCGAATGATTGCCATGGGTGCGGACACTGCGCTCATTGGTCGTGCTTTCATCTATGCACTGGCAACGGCGGGTGAAGCGGGGGTGGCCCACCTGCTCGACCTGTTCGAAAAAGAGATGAAGGTTGCCATGACCCTAACAGGCGCTCGTACGATTGCAGACTTAAACTCTGAATCGCTGGTATCTGAAGCGATGAGTACGCTGAATCATTCAGCTTAG